A stretch of Haloprofundus halophilus DNA encodes these proteins:
- the folP gene encoding dihydropteroate synthase: MNYSEAANFLFDLRRFQVKPGTESVRALLAHLGDPHEHVRFVQVAGSNGKGSTARMVESTLREAGCNVGLYTSPHFDSLRERVRVDGRKMPESALCAFVEEAKPYLVDRAAAGEPLTFFEAVTALGLWYFGRSDVDVAVLEVGMGGELDATSVVDPVASAVTNVTLEHTAVLGDTIEEIATTKAHVAPADRPLVTAATGEALDAVRAQAGEVVTVADANDADAPENPDFRVSYEGRVNHTESVVAVSAESESVSDALAVEARLPMLGAYQAKNAGVAVALARQVADEVGVELDTDTIARGLRNAHWPGRFEVMQREPMVVLDGAHNPGAFEVLAAVLSEFDYDDLHLVFGAMHDKDHREMAAALPTPDSVTTCRPNLSRAEDPEILARVFERAGVETVDSVDSVSDALSSALDRADPDDCVLLTGSLFCVAEARRRWTRLGIPKEVTSRAEARTTLERAGATPEAVDAAGDDIAHRVVKTQVESRQAQALEIEMARLDGQCVVAGLDSDGELHDVVLSGTLAQFGRLLDALDGHPYGLSEVGADLRERLELDEGGVADESAYPWDEGASVMGILNVTPDSFHDGGEFFDADDAIDRARAMVDAGAEIIDVGGESTRPGADPVSIEDEIERVVPVIEAISELDVAISVDTRRAEVGRAALDAGADVLNDVTGLEDPEMRFLAAEREVPVIVMHSIDAPVVPGKEIDYDDVVEDVIEELNERILLAEKAGIPRERVIVDPGLGFGKSKPENFELLSRLSEFEALGCPILVGHSHKSMFELVGQKAGNNLEATIAGTALAVDRGADIVRVHDVPENVAAVRVAEATLDPSRFE, from the coding sequence ATGAACTACTCCGAGGCGGCGAACTTTCTCTTCGACCTCCGCCGCTTTCAGGTGAAACCGGGGACCGAGTCGGTTCGCGCGCTGCTGGCTCACCTCGGGGACCCCCACGAGCACGTCCGGTTCGTTCAGGTCGCGGGGTCGAACGGAAAGGGCAGCACCGCGCGGATGGTCGAGTCGACACTCCGCGAAGCCGGGTGCAACGTCGGTCTCTACACCTCACCGCACTTCGACAGCCTCCGCGAACGCGTCCGCGTCGACGGGCGGAAGATGCCCGAATCCGCGCTCTGTGCGTTCGTCGAGGAGGCCAAGCCGTACCTCGTCGACCGCGCGGCAGCGGGCGAACCGCTCACCTTCTTCGAGGCGGTGACGGCGCTCGGCCTCTGGTACTTCGGCCGCAGCGACGTCGACGTCGCCGTGCTCGAAGTGGGGATGGGCGGCGAACTCGACGCGACGAGCGTCGTCGACCCCGTCGCCAGCGCCGTCACGAACGTCACGCTCGAACACACGGCCGTGCTCGGCGACACTATCGAGGAGATCGCGACGACGAAAGCCCACGTCGCCCCCGCCGACCGACCGCTCGTCACCGCCGCGACGGGCGAAGCGCTGGACGCCGTCCGCGCGCAGGCCGGCGAGGTCGTCACCGTCGCGGATGCGAACGACGCCGACGCCCCCGAGAACCCCGACTTCCGCGTGAGCTACGAGGGCCGCGTCAACCACACCGAGTCTGTCGTCGCCGTCTCGGCGGAATCGGAGTCGGTCTCGGACGCGCTCGCAGTCGAGGCCCGCTTGCCGATGCTCGGCGCGTATCAGGCGAAGAACGCGGGCGTCGCCGTCGCGCTCGCCCGACAGGTCGCCGACGAGGTCGGCGTCGAGCTCGATACCGACACCATCGCCCGCGGCCTCCGAAACGCCCACTGGCCGGGCCGGTTCGAGGTGATGCAGCGAGAGCCGATGGTCGTCCTCGACGGCGCGCACAACCCGGGCGCGTTCGAGGTTCTCGCGGCCGTGCTCTCGGAGTTCGACTACGACGACCTCCACCTGGTGTTCGGCGCGATGCACGACAAGGACCACCGCGAGATGGCTGCCGCCCTGCCGACGCCCGACTCCGTGACGACGTGTCGACCGAACCTCAGCCGAGCGGAGGACCCCGAGATTCTCGCACGCGTTTTCGAGCGGGCGGGCGTCGAAACCGTCGACAGCGTCGACTCGGTCTCCGACGCGCTGTCGAGCGCCCTCGACCGGGCCGACCCCGACGACTGCGTGCTCCTCACCGGTTCGCTGTTCTGCGTCGCCGAGGCGCGGCGGCGGTGGACGCGACTGGGGATACCCAAGGAGGTCACCTCTCGGGCCGAGGCGCGGACGACGCTGGAGCGAGCGGGCGCGACGCCCGAGGCGGTCGACGCCGCCGGCGACGATATCGCCCACCGCGTCGTGAAGACCCAGGTCGAGAGCCGACAGGCGCAGGCGCTCGAAATCGAAATGGCGCGTCTCGACGGACAGTGCGTCGTCGCCGGCCTCGACAGCGACGGCGAGCTCCACGACGTCGTCCTCTCGGGGACGCTCGCGCAGTTCGGGCGACTGCTCGACGCGCTCGACGGTCACCCGTACGGTCTCTCGGAAGTCGGCGCCGACCTCCGCGAACGTCTCGAACTCGACGAGGGCGGAGTGGCCGACGAATCGGCCTACCCGTGGGACGAGGGCGCGTCGGTGATGGGCATCCTGAACGTGACGCCGGATTCGTTCCACGACGGCGGCGAGTTCTTCGACGCCGACGACGCAATCGACAGAGCGCGGGCGATGGTCGACGCCGGCGCGGAGATTATCGACGTCGGCGGCGAGAGCACCCGCCCCGGCGCGGACCCCGTCTCGATAGAAGACGAAATCGAGCGCGTCGTCCCGGTCATCGAGGCCATCTCCGAACTCGACGTGGCCATCTCCGTCGACACGCGACGAGCCGAAGTCGGCCGCGCGGCGCTCGACGCGGGCGCGGACGTACTCAACGACGTGACCGGCCTCGAAGACCCGGAGATGCGATTTCTCGCCGCCGAGCGCGAGGTCCCGGTAATCGTCATGCACAGCATCGACGCGCCGGTCGTGCCGGGCAAGGAGATCGATTACGACGACGTGGTCGAAGACGTCATCGAGGAACTGAACGAGCGCATCCTCTTGGCCGAGAAAGCGGGCATCCCGCGAGAGCGCGTCATCGTCGACCCCGGCCTCGGCTTCGGGAAGTCGAAGCCCGAGAACTTCGAACTCCTCTCGCGACTCTCCGAGTTCGAGGCGCTGGGCTGTCCGATTCTCGTCGGCCACTCGCACAAGTCGATGTTCGAACTCGTCGGGCAGAAAGCCGGAAATAACCTCGAAGCGACCATCGCCGGGACCGCGCTGGCCGTCGACCGCGGCGCAGATATCGTCCGCGTCCACGACGTGCCCGAGAACGTCGCGGCCGTGCGGGTCGCGGAGGCGACGCTGGACCCGAGTCGGTTCGAGTAG
- the psmA gene encoding archaeal proteasome endopeptidase complex subunit alpha produces MQGQAQQQAYDRGITIFSPDGRLYQVEYAREAVKRGTASIGVRTADGVVLAADKRSRSPLMEPSSVEKLHKADEHVGIASAGHVADARQLIDFARQRAQVNRLRYGEAIGIESLTKEVTDHIQQYTQVGGARPFGVALIVGGIENGEPRLFETDPSGTPYEWKALSVGANRADIRDYLEENYTEDADLEGGIGLALSALAESNDEGLEPEGVGLATIDVESEQYTEHSADEIESYLSEHDLTPSDDEEAE; encoded by the coding sequence ATGCAGGGACAAGCGCAACAGCAGGCGTACGACCGCGGCATCACCATCTTCTCGCCCGACGGCCGTCTGTACCAGGTCGAGTACGCGCGTGAAGCAGTCAAGCGAGGCACGGCGAGCATCGGCGTCCGAACCGCCGACGGCGTCGTGCTGGCGGCGGACAAGCGCAGCCGCTCGCCGCTGATGGAGCCGTCGAGCGTCGAGAAACTCCACAAGGCCGACGAGCACGTCGGCATCGCCTCGGCGGGCCACGTCGCCGACGCGCGCCAACTCATCGACTTCGCCCGACAGCGCGCGCAGGTCAACCGCCTCCGCTACGGCGAGGCCATCGGCATCGAGTCGCTGACGAAGGAGGTCACCGACCACATCCAGCAGTACACGCAGGTCGGCGGCGCGCGGCCGTTCGGCGTCGCGCTCATCGTCGGCGGCATCGAGAACGGCGAACCGCGCCTGTTCGAGACCGACCCCTCGGGGACGCCGTACGAGTGGAAGGCGCTCTCGGTCGGTGCGAACCGCGCGGACATCCGCGACTACCTCGAAGAGAACTACACCGAGGACGCCGACTTGGAGGGTGGCATCGGTCTCGCGCTGTCGGCGCTCGCGGAGTCGAACGACGAAGGGCTCGAACCCGAGGGCGTCGGTCTCGCCACCATCGACGTGGAGTCCGAGCAGTACACCGAGCACTCCGCCGACGAAATCGAGTCGTACCTCTCCGAGCACGACCTGACGCCGAGCGACGACGAGGAAGCCGAGTAA
- a CDS encoding GNAT family N-acetyltransferase, translated as MQYEVRATLPTVEAYLSLREAAGMSPRSREGTERGLPNTLFAATAFAVDGDGTETPVGMGRVVGDGGTVYQIVDMAVHPDHQGAGLGTKILDELLAFLDEEAPPNAYVNLVADVDGFYERFGFEETRPASKAMYLSTE; from the coding sequence ATGCAGTACGAGGTCCGAGCGACGCTGCCAACCGTCGAGGCGTATCTATCGCTCCGCGAGGCCGCCGGGATGAGCCCGCGCTCCCGGGAGGGTACCGAGCGCGGCCTGCCGAACACGCTGTTCGCGGCAACCGCGTTCGCCGTGGACGGAGACGGAACCGAGACGCCCGTCGGGATGGGTCGGGTCGTCGGTGACGGGGGAACCGTCTACCAGATAGTGGACATGGCCGTTCATCCGGACCACCAGGGCGCGGGCCTCGGGACGAAGATACTGGACGAACTCCTCGCGTTCCTCGACGAGGAGGCCCCGCCGAACGCGTACGTGAACCTCGTCGCCGACGTGGACGGCTTCTACGAGCGCTTCGGCTTCGAGGAGACCAGGCCGGCGTCGAAGGCGATGTATCTCAGCACCGAGTAG
- a CDS encoding RNase P subunit p30 family protein: MYEAVHAYPDGDSTPSRFARTAAHYGFEGVVVRSQGAPDLDACERASDRYNVDVVDAVEVVAATPEQASGAVGNFRPKTTLLVLRGGDDKLNRFATEQERIDVLSRPMSGGDFNHVLAKSAKRNGVRVEFDFRRVLRADGGQRVQALKSMRKLRELVEYYDVPFVVSANPSSHLQLRAPRELVAVGERVGFTADQVKAGLREWGRLAARNRERTSESFIAPGVKRGRYEEDC, encoded by the coding sequence ATGTACGAAGCGGTCCACGCGTACCCAGACGGCGACAGCACCCCCTCGCGGTTCGCCCGCACGGCGGCCCACTACGGCTTCGAGGGCGTCGTCGTCCGGTCGCAGGGCGCACCCGACCTCGACGCCTGCGAGCGCGCGAGCGACCGCTACAACGTCGACGTCGTCGACGCCGTCGAAGTCGTCGCCGCGACCCCCGAACAAGCCAGCGGCGCGGTCGGAAACTTCCGACCCAAAACGACGCTCCTCGTCCTCCGCGGCGGCGACGACAAACTGAATCGCTTCGCAACAGAACAAGAGCGAATCGACGTGCTGTCGCGGCCGATGTCCGGCGGCGACTTCAACCACGTGCTCGCCAAGTCGGCGAAGCGAAACGGCGTCCGCGTCGAGTTCGATTTTCGCCGAGTGTTGCGCGCCGACGGCGGCCAGCGCGTGCAGGCGCTCAAGTCGATGCGGAAACTCCGCGAACTCGTCGAGTACTACGACGTGCCGTTCGTCGTCAGCGCGAATCCGTCCTCGCACCTCCAACTGCGCGCGCCGCGCGAACTCGTCGCCGTCGGCGAGCGCGTGGGGTTCACGGCCGACCAGGTGAAAGCCGGCCTGCGCGAGTGGGGCCGCCTCGCCGCCCGAAACCGCGAGCGAACGTCCGAGTCGTTCATAGCCCCGGGGGTCAAACGGGGCAGGTATGAAGAAGACTGTTGA
- a CDS encoding Rpp14/Pop5 family protein has protein sequence MKHLPKHLRPRWRYLAVGIETWPDAEFGRGDFQRELWYAAQNLLGDAGSADADLTVYSFELGDGVGEVVVRVRRGHVDDARAALACLSVVDGDEIGVRVRGVSGTVRACEESYLRGAAASSEKRQVVFEGSERPAVARDDVRCIRLPSGVLGATELDFE, from the coding sequence ATGAAGCACCTGCCGAAACACCTCCGACCGCGCTGGCGCTACCTCGCGGTCGGTATCGAGACGTGGCCCGACGCCGAGTTCGGTCGCGGCGACTTCCAGCGCGAACTCTGGTACGCCGCCCAGAACCTGTTGGGCGACGCCGGGAGCGCGGACGCCGACCTCACGGTGTACAGCTTCGAACTCGGCGACGGCGTCGGCGAGGTCGTCGTCCGCGTCCGGCGCGGCCACGTCGACGACGCGCGCGCGGCGCTCGCCTGCCTGAGCGTCGTCGACGGCGACGAAATCGGGGTGCGAGTCCGCGGCGTCTCCGGCACCGTGCGCGCCTGTGAAGAAAGCTATTTACGCGGCGCGGCCGCATCTTCCGAGAAGAGACAGGTCGTGTTCGAGGGTTCCGAGCGGCCGGCGGTCGCACGCGACGACGTACGCTGCATCCGCCTGCCCTCGGGCGTTCTCGGCGCGACGGAACTCGATTTCGAGTGA
- a CDS encoding class I SAM-dependent methyltransferase gives MKKTVEEHAVRFSEIAADYDESQDSDEYRACASLVVDHADPGPDDVVLDLGTGTGAIALALAPKAKRVVGRDISEGMMKQAEKKAEEQGIENVEFGRGSFREPDYDGEVDVVVSNFAMHHLSDDEKREAIEVVADLGPRKFVLGDVMFFGEPDPEEPFYSPEVDDPSTVGHLVDCLTGAGFALTAVERVHDQVGVLVAERFGGDDESSGGDDDSSGGDAETDE, from the coding sequence ATGAAGAAGACTGTTGAGGAACACGCCGTCCGCTTCTCGGAGATCGCCGCCGACTACGACGAGAGCCAGGACTCCGACGAGTACAGAGCCTGCGCGTCGCTCGTCGTCGACCACGCCGACCCCGGCCCCGACGACGTGGTGCTCGACCTCGGAACAGGGACCGGAGCCATCGCGCTCGCGCTCGCCCCAAAGGCGAAACGAGTCGTCGGACGCGACATCAGCGAGGGGATGATGAAACAGGCGGAGAAGAAAGCCGAGGAACAGGGGATAGAGAACGTCGAGTTCGGGCGCGGCTCGTTCCGCGAACCCGACTACGACGGCGAGGTAGACGTGGTCGTCTCGAACTTCGCCATGCACCACCTCTCCGACGATGAGAAGCGCGAGGCCATCGAGGTCGTCGCCGACCTCGGCCCGCGGAAGTTCGTCCTCGGCGACGTGATGTTCTTCGGCGAACCCGACCCCGAGGAGCCGTTCTACAGCCCCGAGGTCGACGACCCGTCGACGGTCGGCCACCTCGTCGACTGTCTCACCGGCGCCGGGTTCGCGCTGACGGCCGTCGAACGCGTCCACGACCAGGTCGGCGTGCTCGTCGCCGAGCGGTTCGGCGGCGACGACGAGAGCAGCGGTGGCGACGATGACAGCAGCGGCGGCGATGCCGAAACCGACGAGTAA